From Bradyrhizobium symbiodeficiens, the proteins below share one genomic window:
- a CDS encoding branched-chain amino acid ABC transporter permease, translating to MMLLSGDPPRSRILTLVLVVIILALAATPFLFPGAKALNVAAKICVFAALVASYDLLLGYTGTVSFAHTMFYGIGSYAIAIALYGMGPNWAAVATGIVVGLPLAALLALAIGLFSLRVAAIFFAMITLAVASAFQVLASQLSWLTGGEDGRSFQLPELLRPGTVLISKSLFGFEVNGRILTFYLVFAVSALMILALLRVVNSPFGRVLQAIRENRFRAEALGFRTVFHLTYANCIAALVAASAGILNALWLRYAGPDTSLSFSIMLDILLMVVIGGMGTIYGAIIGATIFILAQNYLQSLMGVASTAASEAGLPLLPGLLHPDRWLLWLGLLFIASVYFFPTGVVGRLRNPAGDKSAGNSH from the coding sequence ATGATGCTTCTCTCCGGCGATCCGCCGCGTAGCCGGATCCTCACGCTCGTTCTCGTCGTCATCATCCTGGCGCTGGCGGCGACGCCGTTCCTGTTTCCAGGCGCCAAGGCGCTGAACGTCGCGGCCAAGATCTGCGTCTTCGCTGCCCTGGTCGCCTCTTACGATTTGCTGCTCGGCTATACCGGCACGGTGTCGTTCGCCCACACCATGTTCTACGGCATCGGCAGCTACGCGATCGCGATCGCACTGTACGGCATGGGCCCGAATTGGGCCGCGGTCGCCACCGGCATCGTGGTCGGCCTGCCGCTCGCAGCCCTGCTCGCACTCGCGATCGGGCTGTTTTCACTGCGGGTCGCCGCGATCTTCTTTGCCATGATCACGCTCGCGGTCGCCTCCGCCTTCCAGGTGCTGGCTTCGCAGCTGTCCTGGCTGACCGGCGGCGAGGACGGGCGCAGCTTCCAGCTGCCGGAGTTGCTGCGCCCCGGCACGGTACTGATCTCCAAGAGCCTGTTCGGCTTCGAGGTGAACGGCCGCATCCTGACCTTCTATCTGGTGTTCGCCGTCTCGGCCCTGATGATCCTCGCACTTCTGCGGGTTGTGAACTCGCCGTTCGGGCGCGTGCTGCAGGCGATCCGCGAAAACCGCTTTCGCGCCGAGGCGCTTGGCTTCCGCACGGTGTTCCACCTGACCTATGCCAACTGCATCGCCGCGCTGGTCGCTGCCAGCGCCGGCATCCTGAACGCGCTGTGGCTGCGCTATGCCGGTCCCGATACTTCGCTCAGCTTCTCGATCATGCTCGACATCCTGCTGATGGTCGTGATCGGCGGCATGGGCACGATCTACGGCGCGATCATCGGCGCCACCATCTTCATCCTCGCCCAGAACTATTTGCAGTCGCTGATGGGCGTCGCCTCTACGGCGGCGTCGGAGGCCGGCCTGCCGCTGCTGCCGGGGTTGTTGCATCCCGACCGCTGGCTGCTGTGGCTCGGCCTGCTGTTCATCGCCAGCGTCTACTTCTTCCCGACCGGCGTGGTCGGACGGCTGCGTAATCCCGCTGGCGACAAGAGCGCCGGCAATTCGCATTAG
- a CDS encoding branched-chain amino acid ABC transporter permease encodes MTDLAATDPLPKPKRDIAPILLPVALALVTIPLIGSPSTWLTLTAASLAMGMMIFIMASGLTLVFGLMDVLNFGHGAFIAVGAYVATLVLAPFAASIQADSLWINLAVLAPAALLSMAVSGALGLVVERVLILPVYGQHLKQILMTTGGLIVAEQTLYALWGPQIIPMPLPASLRGSFILGDVAIAKYRVLATLIGLAVFIAIQLVLNRTKLGLLIRAGVENREMVEALGYRIRRLFLGVFMTGSALAGLGGVMWALYREQVHASMSDELTVLIFVVVIIGGLGSIGGCFIGAILVAMVANYGGFLVPKLALVSNILLMVAILMWRPRGLYAVTSR; translated from the coding sequence GTGACTGACCTTGCCGCAACCGATCCGCTGCCGAAGCCGAAGCGCGATATCGCGCCGATCCTGCTGCCGGTCGCGCTCGCCCTGGTGACGATCCCGCTGATCGGCTCGCCCAGCACCTGGCTGACGCTGACCGCCGCGAGCCTTGCCATGGGCATGATGATCTTCATCATGGCCTCGGGCCTGACGCTGGTATTCGGCCTGATGGACGTGCTCAATTTCGGCCACGGCGCCTTCATCGCCGTCGGCGCCTATGTGGCAACGCTGGTGCTGGCGCCGTTCGCGGCCTCCATCCAGGCGGATTCGCTCTGGATCAACCTGGCGGTGCTGGCGCCGGCGGCGCTGCTCTCGATGGCAGTGTCGGGCGCCCTCGGCCTCGTCGTCGAGCGCGTGCTGATCCTGCCCGTCTATGGCCAGCACCTGAAGCAGATCCTGATGACGACCGGTGGCCTGATCGTCGCCGAGCAGACGCTCTATGCGCTGTGGGGGCCGCAGATCATCCCGATGCCGCTGCCGGCCTCGCTGCGCGGCTCCTTCATCCTCGGCGACGTCGCGATCGCCAAATACCGCGTGCTGGCGACGCTGATCGGGCTGGCCGTCTTCATCGCGATCCAGCTCGTGCTCAACCGTACCAAGCTCGGGCTGCTGATCCGCGCCGGGGTCGAGAACCGCGAGATGGTCGAGGCACTCGGCTATCGCATCCGCCGGCTGTTCCTCGGCGTGTTCATGACGGGATCGGCGCTGGCCGGCCTCGGCGGCGTGATGTGGGCGCTCTATCGCGAGCAGGTCCACGCCTCCATGAGCGACGAGCTCACCGTCCTGATTTTCGTCGTGGTCATCATCGGCGGCCTCGGCTCGATCGGCGGCTGCTTCATCGGCGCCATTCTGGTTGCGATGGTTGCCAATTACGGCGGCTTCCTCGTGCCGAAACTCGCCCTCGTCTCCAACATCCTGCTGATGGTCGCCATCCTGATGTGGCGGCCGCGCGGCCTCTATGCGGTGACCAGCCGATGA